In the Dyella humicola genome, GCCTGATCATCGCCATCCTCCGGCGTGACGTCCCACTGCCAGGCAGAGGTGAGCACAGAGAATCCATTGCGCTGCAGGAAGCCGGAATCGACTAAGGGCGGCTTTTTGGCGGGATCGATCACGTAATTGAGCATGCCGGTGACGCCGCCACCCCGATTGACGGCGTCGTAGAGCAACGTGGAGTCGACGGCATGCACGGGCCTGACAAGGACGAAATCCGTCGAGAATTCGACCAGTCCACCGCTGTCGCGTGGTGCCAGCTTCAAGTCGACGATCCGAAGGTTCGCCTTGTTCTTGGGGTCCAGCGTGAACCATGCACGCCCACGAATGACTTCATAGGCGCCCGTGCCGGGAAATACCCGACCATCCTGATAAGGCTTTCGGTCGATGACCTCGATATGGTCGACCGCAGCAAAGGCGCGCGGTGAAACAAGGAGCGGAAGTACTGCCAACAACGTCCATGGTGCATGCCACCAGCGAGGTGCGCGTCCTTTCCAACTCACCGAGATCCCCTAATTGATTGACCAGCCGGTCGCAAAGTATCTGCATCCCGGACTAATGCCTAGCCCTTCGTTGGGGCTCGTTGACTGCGGCCAATAGCGCGGAGCCTTACAGCGCGAGCGTGGTCACGGCAGTCCCGGGATGTGAGCTTTCAAAAGCCGACACTACGCATGAGGCTGTACGACGATGATCGTCATGCCCAATAGCGCTACGCATGCGCCGGCGACGTCCCAGCGTGTCAGCGCTGCGCCATCCACAAACCGCAACCACAGCAAGGCGACCGCAATGTAGATTCCGCCATAGGCTGCGTACGTCCGTCCAGCTGCCGTAGGGTGCATTGTAAGTAACCATGAAAATAGTGCGAGCGACACAACCGCCGGCACCAAAAGCCATGCTGTTTTCCCTTGCTTAAGCACCAAAAATGGTAAGTAGCAGCCAATGATTTCAGCCAGGGCGGTGACAATGAACAGTGCCGTTTGCCTTAAGAGATCGAACATTCTTCATCCAAGTCTGTGTTCAGAGCTACTTACCCGTTTTCATATTGTCACCTAGATGCTTGGAAGGTCCGCCTCAGTGCGCCGACATCAGGTATTCAGCGATGGGGCCGAGCGCCAGGGCGGGCAGGAAAGTCAGTGCACCTACAACGATGATCACGCAGGTGAGCAGGATCACGAACAACGGCGTATGCGTCGGCAAGGTGCCGGCCGAGGCGGGCACATGGTTCTTGGCGGCCACCGAGCCAGCTAGTGCGAGCATGGTGATCGCCAACGCGTAGCGTGCCAAGGTCATGCACACGCTCAGCATGACGTTCCAGAAGGGAATGTTCGCTGACAAGCCGCTCAATGCGCTGCCGTTGTTGTTGGTGACCGAGGTTACCGTGTAGAGGATTTCGCTGAAGCCGTGCGCACCTGGATTGCCGACGGTAGCCGTAGCAGCGGGTGTCATCACCGCAATAGCCGTGCCGACGACCGCCAGCGCGGAGGGAATCAGGACGGCCAGGCTGGCCATCTTCATCTCATACGATTCAATCTTCTTGCCGAGATACTCCGGCGTGCGGCCCACCATCAGTCCGGCG is a window encoding:
- a CDS encoding YnfA family protein, coding for MFDLLRQTALFIVTALAEIIGCYLPFLVLKQGKTAWLLVPAVVSLALFSWLLTMHPTAAGRTYAAYGGIYIAVALLWLRFVDGAALTRWDVAGACVALLGMTIIVVQPHA